Genomic window (Ostrea edulis chromosome 9, xbOstEdul1.1, whole genome shotgun sequence):
AGAATGCGCACCTTATCAAGACAAAGATACGCTGAATAGTGGATTTGCAACACTGAAGTTAAAATCTTTTCATGAATCCCATCCTTTAGTCAAGTATACAACAGATGAATATGTAATCGAGTCGTACATTGTGCGAGACACTTTCCAAGACCTTTTCACGAGTGCTGTCAATGAACCAGAGATCTGGAACCAGAATGCTTTTTATTTTGATGGACTCCTAAACTTTCCACTCGACAAACCAATTCTAAACATGGAGGTGCACTGGTGTGGGCGGATAATGAAGAGCATAATCATTAGCATTGATGTTGTCCCTGCAGTAAGAACTGGGGATTGGATACCAATGGAGATGAGAAAGATGGACCTTGACGTCCCTGTACGAAAAGTTTCAATACAAGACGAGTGCTTTCTCTTGTTCCAACCACCCGAGATGCGTGACAAACAAAGGAGGAAATATTTGAGGATATCGAGATTTTCCAGCGAGGTAAAGTTCCTGAAGAGCCTGAGTAATGTCTTCCTAGAAAGTTATGCTGCTGCCAAAGTATTGATATGTGATCGTTTTTGTCCACGACTGTTATTTACGGAAGATTTAGATATAGAACAATTGTTTTGTGAAAGCTCTTCAAGCACAAACGGTTCAATCGAAAATATCCGTGAAGATATGGCATCCGATGAGGACGAGGTTGAAAGTGAAGATGTGAGCCAATCTTCGGGATCCAAACACTCGCACATCTCGGACGCCGAAGATCTGGAAACTTGTTCCGGGATAATTCAGGGGACTATTCTGTTCAAGCAAGGAGCGCTGCGTGATCTTACTTCATGCGTTGTTGAAATCGACCAAACTTTACGAGGTTGTAAGTTGTTTGTTCCAAAAGAGAGCGTGCAACTGAAAGTTTCTGATCTTTCGTTCTCAACACAAAACAGAGAATTAACGGCCAGAATGTGCACCGTTATTCGGTCCATCCAGAAAGATACAAGCAGATGGATCATGTATGGACCCTCGTCGAATATTCCTAAGAATGAAACACTGGATGCAGTTATAATGGATAGTTTATCTAGAGAGGAAAATCAAAACTTGACAGTTGCAGAATGGTTAACTTGTACTTTCCCATCGATCAGACAAGACTCGGGTGATGACATTGATGACAACACTGAAATGGATCAGACTCAAGAAGACGGTGACCACATTCCCGGTAAAGAAACTACGAATGAAAATTCTGTAGAGTTCGCGAATATCAGCAAAGAGGCCATTGATGAGAGATCTACAGTTTGTCCGGAACCCGTTCCAGAACCCGAGACCGAAACGAAGAATATCACTTGGGAGGGTGGGGAAATTGTTGATGCTTACGATACTATATCTAGTTACATGCTGAAGAGCTGTCTCTTTTATGTTGCTGTGGATCTAAAAGACAATGTTGATATCAATCAGTTGGATATTACAATTAAACTTTTTGAAAAACTAGGAGAATGTGCAGATGTACAGAGACTTGATTCCTTCTTTTTGCCATATCTAGACGTTTTTACTTTTGCCAATGAACACATTAAATTGATACCAAAGGAGGAAATCTCAGAAAAGATTCAAATTCAATGCAGACGAATAAAACTATTTTGTGAAGTCGTACTTGGGATTTTGAAACAGAACACCCGAGCATAATTAGAGACTGcaaccatgtacatgtagttttactgCTTTCCTGCAACGCTacatcaaaattcaaaataaattgagTAATAAAAGTTTGACAAAGTCAacaagtatatattttacaaGGTTGTATTTAGCTTTATTGTCTTTAGCCCAGTGGGCTTTCCTTAACAAATTTGGTCCCTCATTTGTTAATTTGATCGAATGCTCTCTCGTTAATTAAAACGATAGACGTCCTATGGACGGAGTGAAGAACTGAGAAAGATTATCCTAACCAGCTGTCTGTCTGTAACTCAACCCGTCCGTCTAGAGTTGTTctaacttttaacatttttttaaaactttttttttaatttcaaggGTCACTTGGACAATTTCAGCTAAATTTATTATAGAGTACATGTACACGAATCTTTGGGTTTAGGGGTTTTAGATGTGCTCATATCACGCACACGTACTTCAGTATCGTCCCCCTCCTCACCATTTACTTTGCACGTAGCGCATTTCAGATATGCATTTCCAAGGGAGAAAAACAATTAGCAAATGACTGGTAGTAAAATaaggtttcttttttttttcttttttttttttaaaatcttctacGGAAAAAAAAGGATACCATCAATAAAGTATATCTATTAgtaaaaaaatgtatttgacaTAGAAAATGTCTATGCAAATAAGAGGGACATGgatcacatcgctcacccgagcaGCAgatcctagcaataaacaagcttgagcaaaacaaGCTTGGTTCAGGAAATAATTTCCAAGTTAGCAACTaaaatttttatcaattattaaacttgactacaaattcattaattatcatttgCCTTTGTACATGTAGACGGATATGTCCTttcatattaatacattttcatcTAGGGATGTTTTATGCCATTTATTTTGCTTCCTTTagcatttaaaaatttgatccccaattgtggcccaaCACTAACCCCAGGGTTTATGATTTTCACCAACTTGAATAttcactatgccaggaagcattcatgtaatttcagcttttctggtctagtggttcttgagaagatttttaaatgtgtgattatctcccctttgaagggggtatgtcccttcatttgaaaaaacttgaatttcaatcacctaaggatgctttgtgccaagtttggttaaaattggcccagtggttctggagaagataaaaatgtgaaaagtttatgacgacGCCAACTCCAACGACGGACAacggaaagttttgatcagaaaagctcaattgaGCCTTCGGCTCGGGTGAGCTAAAAGTTGAAGGaatgatgatattttacaaacttgatATGCGAGTTttgcacacacacaaaaattgtGTCAGTCAGTTCTAGTATAATTTTAGACTTCATCTCCGAGATCCCATTTTCAACAAATTTGAGCATTGCCTTTGGTGAGGATCGAATTACATTTCATTTGTTCAAAGAAATGGTCATGACCCTTTCCAATTAGGAGAGACAGTGAACGTAAATAGAGACTAGAGTGGAGATtgttatgttttaaatattcagTTTGTTCAATAATGATCCATGGGCTAAAGCTTTACATAGAGATTGGTTCAAATTGGGTTAGATGCCGATTAATTAATTGTtacgccgttcttggcacactgattttgactacggattactccgtttacccgaccAAGacataaggctcacggcgggttagtccaaaatatctgacgttttcctgattttgatatttaccgtgccaggaaaacgtcagaaccggtaccattacgtaaactggaaattcgccgcctccagttggaggcggcattctcgtgCCGATTTTAGATATTTGCAAGTCGAATTCAACGTTAAACTCAAAAGTAATCAATAAATCGATGCTTCTTGttcttactaatatcgattaaaataaaatatcactcCAAAATCCGATAACAGGAGCACAAAATTATAGTC
Coding sequences:
- the LOC125658720 gene encoding uncharacterized protein LOC125658720, whose protein sequence is MSEENRPYGIRDSLGRTPLHLAAEDSDVDKMEELVCTRGFDVNAQNGRGNTPMHCLFDKIIIDDLDKLKRAMSILLENGADLNIKDKFQDTPLHAVFYSYDNLTPEIIRFLLTNSNGKFNIEAQNNVGYTVFYRFLTEFHESLKEDDNFSDLIQQTESFINDFMDGTICTPCPVKRLLNMKDSFGCSAFQLYVNRVDNNIETIKKMIKFGADVNTMSKIGVTPLMDVVLDRVAPIAEVLLKSGANVNNRDIFGQTALYRVLTKDCFDLLKQYGADFTIRDKFGRPPITDVYLYTPEDTPRSGVVISEEASQRQPLYQLFLENGVSVRETDNFGSSLLHYAAWYGAPIMASALIDHGVSLAVVDNDGISPAELAKRVGNYELCSLLSGNPNEVDFKDPAKRHYVNLLIYHEDVSNIDNALHEVLDFRENPSELLKNLINSPRMGLAAKEPEAYEVKNEILKLMNKIAISIGRADPEFRCTVFPTGSSEDGSKIGEADEFDFTFCLDFFSEECAPYQDKDTLNSGFATLKLKSFHESHPLVKYTTDEYVIESYIVRDTFQDLFTSAVNEPEIWNQNAFYFDGLLNFPLDKPILNMEVHWCGRIMKSIIISIDVVPAVRTGDWIPMEMRKMDLDVPVRKVSIQDECFLLFQPPEMRDKQRRKYLRISRFSSEVKFLKSLSNVFLESYAAAKVLICDRFCPRLLFTEDLDIEQLFCESSSSTNGSIENIREDMASDEDEVESEDVSQSSGSKHSHISDAEDLETCSGIIQGTILFKQGALRDLTSCVVEIDQTLRGCKLFVPKESVQLKVSDLSFSTQNRELTARMCTVIRSIQKDTSRWIMYGPSSNIPKNETLDAVIMDSLSREENQNLTVAEWLTCTFPSIRQDSGDDIDDNTEMDQTQEDGDHIPGKETTNENSVEFANISKEAIDERSTVCPEPVPEPETETKNITWEGGEIVDAYDTISSYMLKSCLFYVAVDLKDNVDINQLDITIKLFEKLGECADVQRLDSFFLPYLDVFTFANEHIKLIPKEEISEKIQIQCRRIKLFCEVVLGILKQNTRA